From the genome of Amycolatopsis sp. NBC_01488, one region includes:
- a CDS encoding glycosyltransferase family 39 protein yields the protein MTTTLSAPEHAQPAPEAARKPRWVKPSVAALLVGTGLLYLWDLAKTGWANDFYAMAAQAGTWSWKALFFGSLDPGNVVTVDKPPFSLWIMGLSGRLFGFSSWSLLVPNALAGVASVGLLYLAVRRLSGPGAGLLAGAGLALTPVAALMFRYDNPDAFLVLLLVAGAYCVVRALEHASTKWLLLAGVAIGFGFLDKMLQAFLVLPAFVLVYAVAAPTSLGRRIGQLCAAAGAVVVSAGWWIAAVALWPVADRPYISGSTDNTVLELAFGYNGLGRIFGEGRGGGGGGTVTPPAGVELPAGGRGFGGGFGGATGLTRLFSGEFGGEASWLLPAALIGLVAGLWFTRRAPRTDRTRAALLLWGGWTVVTVVVFSYMSGIIHPYYTVALAPGIAATLGISARELWRGRANFAARAVLAVMLAVTAVWGFVLLARTPDWQPWIRYAALVLGAAGVLALLFGADRLRRFAPGVAVLGLCGALLGTASFTLATAATPHSGGTPSSGPAVASGRGFGRGPGGFGQGQTDAAVIDLLKNTTTKWAAAQSGAMQSAGLALSSGRPVLAIGGFSGSDPAPTLAQFQQYVAAGDIHYFVAGGRGGFGGGRGTSGEIQTWVEQNFAPVTVGGSTIYDLTKSIA from the coding sequence ATGACGACCACGCTGTCGGCGCCCGAACACGCCCAGCCCGCGCCCGAGGCCGCCCGGAAACCGCGGTGGGTCAAGCCTTCCGTGGCCGCCCTGCTCGTCGGGACCGGCCTGCTCTACCTGTGGGACCTGGCGAAGACGGGCTGGGCCAACGACTTCTACGCGATGGCGGCCCAGGCCGGCACGTGGAGCTGGAAGGCGCTGTTCTTCGGGTCGCTCGACCCGGGCAACGTCGTCACGGTCGACAAGCCGCCGTTCTCGCTGTGGATCATGGGCCTGTCCGGTCGGCTCTTCGGCTTCTCGAGCTGGAGCCTGCTGGTGCCGAACGCGCTCGCCGGCGTCGCCTCGGTCGGGCTGCTCTACCTGGCCGTGCGCCGCCTTTCGGGACCGGGCGCCGGCCTGCTCGCGGGGGCCGGACTCGCGCTGACGCCGGTCGCCGCGCTCATGTTCCGCTACGACAACCCCGACGCCTTCCTCGTGCTGCTGCTCGTCGCGGGCGCCTACTGCGTCGTGCGCGCGCTCGAACACGCGAGCACCAAGTGGCTGCTGCTCGCCGGGGTCGCGATCGGGTTCGGCTTCCTCGACAAGATGCTGCAGGCGTTCCTCGTGCTGCCCGCGTTCGTGCTGGTGTACGCCGTCGCGGCGCCGACGTCGCTCGGCCGCCGCATCGGCCAGCTCTGCGCCGCGGCCGGGGCGGTGGTCGTCTCCGCGGGCTGGTGGATCGCGGCCGTCGCGCTGTGGCCGGTCGCGGACCGGCCGTACATCAGCGGGTCGACCGACAACACCGTGCTGGAACTGGCTTTCGGCTACAACGGTCTCGGCCGGATCTTCGGTGAGGGCCGGGGCGGAGGCGGTGGCGGGACGGTCACGCCGCCCGCCGGGGTGGAACTGCCCGCGGGCGGCCGTGGTTTCGGCGGCGGTTTCGGCGGCGCGACCGGGCTGACGCGGTTGTTCAGCGGCGAGTTCGGCGGGGAAGCGTCGTGGCTGCTGCCCGCCGCGTTGATCGGCCTGGTCGCCGGCCTGTGGTTCACCCGGCGCGCGCCGCGCACCGACCGGACCCGCGCGGCGCTGCTGCTCTGGGGTGGCTGGACGGTCGTCACCGTCGTCGTGTTCAGCTACATGAGCGGCATCATCCACCCGTACTACACGGTCGCGCTGGCGCCCGGGATCGCCGCCACGCTGGGCATTTCCGCACGCGAGCTGTGGCGCGGCCGAGCGAACTTCGCGGCCCGCGCGGTGCTGGCCGTGATGCTCGCCGTCACCGCGGTCTGGGGCTTCGTGCTCCTCGCGCGGACGCCGGACTGGCAGCCGTGGATCCGCTACGCGGCGCTCGTGCTCGGCGCGGCCGGCGTCCTGGCGCTGCTCTTCGGCGCGGACCGGCTCCGGCGGTTCGCCCCGGGCGTCGCCGTGCTCGGCCTGTGTGGCGCGCTGCTCGGGACGGCGTCCTTCACCCTGGCCACGGCGGCGACCCCGCACTCCGGCGGTACGCCGTCGTCCGGCCCGGCCGTCGCGAGTGGACGCGGGTTCGGCCGTGGCCCCGGCGGCTTCGGGCAGGGGCAGACCGACGCCGCGGTGATCGACCTGCTGAAGAACACGACGACGAAGTGGGCCGCGGCGCAGAGCGGCGCGATGCAGTCGGCCGGGCTGGCGCTGTCGAGTGGACGGCCGGTGCTCGCGATCGGCGGCTTCAGCGGCAGCGACCCGGCGCCGACGCTGGCGCAGTTCCAGCAGTACGTCGCCGCCGGCGACATCCACTACTTCGTCGCGGGCGGACGCGGTGGTTTCGGCGGCGGCCGCGGGACCTCGGGCGAAATCCAGACCTGGGTCGAGCAGAACTTCGCTCCGGTGACCGTCGGCGGCTCGACGATTTACGACCTGACGAAATCGATCGCTTGA
- a CDS encoding ABC transporter substrate-binding protein, with product MISRSRPRLLTVLLTLLTLAGVAALSGCSDSSATGTGSKITLGFSAWPGWFPWQVAQEQGLFAKNGVNVDLKYFDNYTDSINALSSGAIDANSQTLNDTLSSASGGAKLSIVLVNDNSNGNDKIIARDGITSIADLKGKKVAVEQGAVDHYLLLLALQEAKLTEKDIQLVNLPTDAAAAAFKGGQVDAVAAFAPFTSTALERAGSRAISSSAEFPGAIPDHLVTSQKLVKDRPKDVQALVNTWFDTLNWIKNNKAAAVSIMAKRGGVSDADYKSYDAGTTIFTRQQNLDAFTPGVTAQHLDFQANKIIDFITSTGLAQQRPSLDGLFDDQFVKAAPQ from the coding sequence GTGATTTCCCGTTCCCGCCCCCGTCTGCTGACGGTGCTCCTGACCTTGCTGACCCTCGCCGGAGTCGCCGCCCTTTCGGGCTGCAGCGACAGTTCCGCGACCGGCACCGGCAGCAAGATCACCCTCGGGTTCAGCGCCTGGCCGGGCTGGTTCCCCTGGCAGGTGGCGCAGGAACAGGGGCTGTTCGCCAAGAACGGCGTGAACGTCGACCTGAAGTACTTCGACAACTACACCGACAGCATCAACGCGCTTTCGAGCGGCGCCATCGACGCGAACAGCCAGACCCTCAACGACACGCTCTCGTCGGCTTCCGGCGGCGCGAAGCTGTCGATCGTGCTGGTGAACGACAACTCCAACGGCAACGACAAGATCATCGCGCGGGACGGGATCACCAGCATCGCCGACCTCAAGGGCAAGAAGGTCGCCGTCGAGCAGGGCGCCGTCGACCACTACCTGCTGCTGCTGGCGCTGCAGGAGGCGAAGCTGACCGAAAAGGACATCCAGCTGGTCAACCTCCCGACCGACGCCGCAGCCGCCGCGTTCAAGGGCGGCCAGGTCGACGCGGTCGCCGCGTTCGCCCCCTTCACCTCGACGGCGCTGGAGCGCGCGGGCAGCCGCGCGATCTCGTCGTCGGCCGAGTTCCCCGGCGCCATCCCGGACCACCTCGTCACTTCGCAGAAGCTGGTCAAGGACCGCCCGAAGGACGTCCAGGCGCTGGTCAACACCTGGTTCGACACGCTGAACTGGATCAAGAACAACAAGGCCGCGGCCGTCTCGATCATGGCCAAGCGCGGCGGCGTCTCCGACGCGGACTACAAGAGCTACGACGCCGGCACCACGATCTTCACGCGGCAGCAGAACCTCGACGCGTTCACCCCCGGCGTCACCGCGCAGCACCTCGACTTCCAGGCGAACAAGATCATCGACTTCATCACCAGCACCGGCCTCGCGCAGCAGCGGCCGTCGCTGGACGGGCTGTTCGACGACCAGTTCGTGAAGGCCGCGCCGCAGTGA
- a CDS encoding ABC transporter permease, giving the protein MTGPTQRTTPAVTADERTAEALEAEQRLAEAHESGRGRPAWAPLPRRAGLKTSASPLFSLRTPVSASARWALAALSFAIPLLAWVGLTVSGAVDSTLLPSPVAVLKAGAGMAGSGELFDDLWTTTQRVLEGFGLAVLVSVPLGILMGSFNAGQAFFEPLIGLLRYLPASAFIPLLIIWLGIGEPSKIAMLFIGTVFFNTLMTADVVRGVPGALLDVSYTLGARRGEVLRKIVVPHSLPGMIDAIRVNAAAAWNFVVVAELINSSAGLGYRIVRAQRFVQTDKIFAVLVVIGIAGLVIDVLLRLLRTRVGKWAA; this is encoded by the coding sequence GTGACCGGTCCGACCCAGCGCACCACCCCGGCGGTCACGGCCGACGAGCGGACCGCCGAGGCACTGGAGGCCGAGCAGCGGCTCGCCGAAGCGCACGAGTCCGGCCGGGGCCGCCCGGCCTGGGCGCCGCTGCCGCGGCGGGCCGGGCTCAAGACGTCCGCGTCACCGCTGTTCTCCTTGCGGACGCCGGTTTCCGCGTCGGCCCGCTGGGCGCTGGCGGCGCTGTCGTTCGCCATCCCGCTCTTGGCCTGGGTCGGGCTGACCGTCAGCGGGGCCGTCGACTCGACGTTGCTGCCGTCGCCGGTCGCGGTCCTCAAGGCCGGAGCCGGCATGGCGGGCAGCGGTGAGCTCTTCGACGACCTCTGGACGACGACCCAGCGGGTGCTCGAAGGCTTCGGTCTGGCCGTGCTGGTTTCGGTGCCGCTCGGCATCCTGATGGGCAGCTTCAATGCCGGGCAGGCGTTCTTCGAGCCGCTGATCGGCCTGCTGCGCTACCTGCCGGCGAGCGCGTTCATCCCGCTGCTGATCATCTGGCTCGGCATCGGCGAGCCGTCGAAGATCGCCATGCTGTTCATCGGGACCGTCTTCTTCAACACGCTGATGACCGCCGACGTCGTCCGCGGCGTGCCGGGCGCGCTCCTCGACGTCTCCTACACCCTCGGCGCACGCCGGGGCGAGGTGCTGCGCAAGATCGTCGTGCCGCACTCGCTGCCGGGCATGATCGACGCGATCCGGGTCAACGCCGCCGCCGCGTGGAACTTCGTCGTCGTGGCCGAGCTGATCAACTCCTCGGCCGGCCTCGGCTACCGGATCGTCCGCGCGCAGCGGTTCGTGCAGACGGACAAGATCTTCGCCGTGCTCGTGGTCATCGGGATCGCCGGGCTGGTCATCGACGTCCTGCTGCGCCTGCTGCGCACCCGGGTCGGGAAGTGGGCGGCATGA